In Piliocolobus tephrosceles isolate RC106 chromosome 6, ASM277652v3, whole genome shotgun sequence, the following are encoded in one genomic region:
- the TMC3 gene encoding transmembrane channel-like protein 3 yields MKTSKASQRYRGIRRNASQCYLYQESLLLSNLDDSFSADETGDSNDPEQIFQNIQFQKDLMANIRCRPWTMGQKLRALRRAKDIVLKFEGRLTRTRGYQAAGAELWRKFARLACNFVVIFIPWEMRIKKIESHFGSGVASYFIFLRWLFGINIVLTIMTGAFIVIPELIAGQPFGSTARKTIPKEQVSSAQDLDTVWSLGGYLQYSVLFYGYYGRERKIGRAGYRLPLAYFLVGMAVFAYSFIILLKKMAKNSRMSLASASNENYTFCWRVFCAWDYLIGNPEAAESKTAAIVNSIREAILEEQEKKKSKNLAVTICLRIIANILVLLSLAGSIYLIYFVVDRSQKLEQSKKELTLWEKNEVSVVVSLVTMIAPSAFDLIAALEMYHPRTTLRFQLARVLVLYLGNLYSLIIALLDKVNSMSTEEMATKNNTSHWIDSTTSFATRTAPEEEKWSTSRPEMGLRKNSTWALEETSISGYTMPLIKTNRTSLYPQSPQDQCWETYVGQEMLKLSIIDMLFTVASILLIDFFRGLFVRYLSDYWCWDLENKFPEYGEFKIAENVLHLVYNQGMIWMGAFFSPCLPAFNVLKLIGLMYLRSWAVLTCNVPHQQVFRASRSNNFYLSMLLFMLFLCMLPTIFAIVRYKPSLNCGPFSGQEKIYDIVSETIEKDFPVWFGSVVGHISSPVVILPGVLLLFMLIYYLQSIARSLKLSNHQLKMQIQNARSEDKKKVAQMVEARIQTQEESTKKLPNNSDLTSQLSSAHSGTPQNNGNVVHFDSGSSNSGRIETVAQSMPQSPRPGDRAPSSPLPGVSKSRLEHKTNRYLHGLCASTSDLHRNRSRTPMTFTKHIEDVHSEPLFRKDFQQMNPPHRGPEASTLVTQGPKPHTPRYYVINERDSYKKKHLNVWPERHFKIDASGDIVELYPRNVRQYASWVPRQPPSPQLSEEEEETPRRDWIKQSLPPRSLIDLRRAPHFYIGERSESQNLAPKHQGRVHYKSWKEDFEGHLERPAYVPKKPRSRNFQYPQPPLKPRGKPRFEPSLTESDSVSAASSSDQQNSSADQYLQVTHSQGRFPRSVGKPSRRKAKSGQELTMDLDDLICSNV; encoded by the exons ACGAGCGAAGGACATTGTACTGAAGTTTGAAGGGAGGCTGACCAGGACCCGAGGCTACCAAGCAGCAGGTGCAGAG CTCTGGCGGAAATTTGCTCGTCTCGCCTGTAACTTTGTGGTCATCTTCATTCCCTGGGAAATGAGGATAAAGAAAATCGAGA GTCATTTTGGATCTGGCGTTGCCTCCTATTTCATATTCTTGAGATGGTTATTTGGAATTAATATTGTGCTCACCATTATGACAGGTGCTTTTATTGTCATTCCAGAG CTGATTGCAGGCCAGCCCTTTGGAAGCACAGCCAGAAAGACCATCCCCAAGGAGCAAGTTTCATCTGCCCAAGACCTGGATACTGTCTGGTCTCTGGGG GGCTACCTCCAGTACTCAGTCCTCTTCTACGGATACTATGGCAGGGAGAGGAAGATCGGGAGAGCTGGCTACCGGCTCCCCTTGGCATATTTCCTAGTGGGGATGGCAGTGTTTGCTTACAGCTTCATCATTCTTCTAAAAAA GATGGCTAAGAACTCCCGCATGAGCCTTGCCAGTGCTTCCAACGAAAACTACACCTTCTGCTGGCGGGTGTTCTGTGCCTGGGATTACCTCATTGGAAAcccagaggctgcagagagcaaaACAGCTGCCATCGTGAACAGCATCAGG gaAGCTATACTGGAagaacaggagaaaaagaaaagcaaaaacct GGCAGTGACTATCTGCCTGAGGATTATTGCCAACATCCTGGTGCTTCTCTCATTGGCTGGAAGCATTTATCTCATCTACTTTGTGGTGGACCGGTCCCAGAAGCTGGAGCAGTCGAAGAAGGAGCTGACACTTTGGGAAAAGAATGAG GTCAGTGTGGTGGTCTCCCTCGTCACCATGATAGCACCATCAGCCTTTGACCTCATTGCTGCCTTAGAGATGTACCACCCCAGGACCACGCTGCGCTTCCAGCTTGCAAG GGTCCTTGTGCTGTATCTGGGAAATCTCTACAGCCTGATCATTGCTCTCCTGGACAAGGTTAACAGCATGAGCACTGAG GAAATGGCTACCAAAAATAACACAAGTCATTGGATAGATTCTACCACCTCCTTTGCAACCAGGACAGCCCCTGAAGAAGAGAAATGGTCCACATCTCGGCCTGAAATGGGGCTCAGGAAAAACAGCACATGGGCCTTGGAAGAGACCAGCATTTCAGGTTACACCATGCCTCTCATAAAGACGAACAGGACTAGCCTCTACCCTCAGAGTCCACAAGACCAGTGCTGGGAGACATACGTCGGTCAG GAGATGCTGAAGCTCTCCATCATTGACATGCTCTTCACCGTGGCGAGCATTCTGCTCATAGACTTCTTCCGAGGACTTTTCGTGCGGTACTTAAGTGACTACTGGTGTTGGGATCTGGAAAACAAGTTT CCTGAATatggagaattcaaaatagctgagAATGTGCTACATTTAGTCTACAACCAAGGAATGATTTG GATGGGGGCCTTCTTCTCCCCATGTCTCCCAGCATTCAACGTTCTCAAACTCATTGGGCTCATGTACCTGAGGAGCTGGGCTGTGCTGACCTGCAATGTGCCCCACCAGCAAGTATTTCGAGCCTCAAG ATCCAACAACTTCTACTTGTCAATGCTCCTGTTCATGCTGTTTCTGTGCATGCTGCCAACTATTTTTGCTATTGTCCGATACAAGCCATCTCTAAACTGTGGGCCATTCAG tGGACAAGAGAAAATTTATGACATTGTGTCAGAAACGATTGAGAAAGACTTTCCCGTGTGGTTTGGCTCCGTGGTTGGGCACATCAGTAGCCCCGTGGTCATCCTGCCCGGGGTACTCCTGCTTTT CATGCTCATCTATTATCTCCAGAGCATCGCACGGTCGCTAAAGCTCAGCAACCACCAGCTCAAAATGCAGATCCAAAAC GCAAGATCAGAGGATAAGAAAAAGGTTGCCCAGATGGTAGAAG CCCGAATCCAGACCCAGGAAGAAAGCACCAAGAAGCTTCCAAACAACAGTGATCTTACCAGCCAGCTGTCCTCAGCGCACTCGGGCACACCCCAAAACAACGGCAACGTGGTCCATTTTGACTCAGGGAGCAGCAACAGTGGCAGGATAGAGACAGTCGCACAGTCCATGCCCCAGAGCCCCAGGCCAGGGGACAGGGCTCCTAGCTCACCTCTCCCTGGGGTCTCCAAATCCAGGCTAGAGCATAAAACTAACAG GTATCTGCATGGTCTGTGTGCAAGTACCAGCGACCTTCACAGGAACAGATCGCGCACACCTATGACATTTACAAAGCACATCGAAGATGTACACTCAGAACCTCTTTTCCGAAAAGACTTTCAGCAAATGAACCCACCTCACCGTGGACCAGAGGCCTCGACTTTGGTGACACAGGGTCCCAAGCCCCACACCCCCAGATACTATGTCATTAATGAACGTGACTCTTACAAGAAAAAACATCTAAATGTCTGGCCAGAAAGACATTTCAAGATAGATGCTTCAGGTGACATTGTGGAGCTGTACCCTAGGAACGTGCGACAATATGCATCCTGGGTCCCCCGCCAGCCTCCCTCCCCACAGCTGagtgaagaagaggaggagacgCCAAGGAGAGATTGGATCAAACAGTCTCTTCCCCCACGCTCTCTGATAGACCTCCGTCGGGCTCCTCATTTTTATATTGGGGAGAGGTCCGAAAGTCAGAACCTGGCTCCCAAGCACCAGGGGAGGGTGCACTACAAGTCGTGGAAGGAAGATTTTGAGGGTCACCTTGAGAGGCCAGCCTATGTGCCCAAAAAGCCACGATCCCGGAATTTCCAATACCCACAGCCCCCTCTGAAGCCCAGAGGGAAGCCCAGGTTTGAGCCATCCCTCACAGAATCTGACTCTGTGTCGGCAGCATCCAGCAGTGACCAGCAGAACAGCAGTGCTGACCAGTACCTGCAGGTCACCCACAGCCAGGGCAGGTTCCCGAGGTCCGTGGGCAAGCCCAGCAGGAGGAAGGCCAAGTCGGGGCAGGAGCTGACCATGGATCTGGATGACTTGATTTGTTCAAATGTCTAG